One Elusimicrobiota bacterium DNA window includes the following coding sequences:
- a CDS encoding tetratricopeptide repeat protein, with protein MTANSSLLKLAARAGAAAALCALCACSASRPRPTIKADSPEDTSLRAYSLGNAALEKGDTAEALRDFHRSIGLDPEYQFGYIGLALAHSAQGDYQAAETYINKAIQLNESNPECYVAHGRVYLAQGEYDKALYKFNLALANDGTYAPAYYWKGRAFELGKNERSAAEMYRKALEADREFLMAGEALKRLQDAEKTK; from the coding sequence ATGACAGCCAATTCGTCGCTTTTAAAACTTGCCGCCCGGGCGGGCGCCGCCGCCGCGCTCTGCGCGCTTTGCGCCTGTTCCGCTTCCAGGCCGAGGCCCACAATAAAAGCGGATTCGCCTGAGGATACTTCCCTGCGCGCTTACAGCCTGGGGAACGCCGCGCTGGAAAAAGGCGATACCGCCGAAGCCCTGCGCGACTTCCATCGCTCCATCGGCCTGGATCCGGAATACCAGTTCGGTTATATCGGGCTTGCGCTCGCCCACTCCGCCCAGGGCGATTACCAGGCCGCCGAAACCTACATTAATAAAGCCATACAGCTCAATGAGTCCAACCCCGAGTGCTATGTGGCCCACGGACGCGTTTATCTGGCGCAGGGCGAATACGATAAGGCCCTGTATAAGTTTAACCTGGCCCTGGCCAATGACGGCACATACGCGCCGGCCTATTACTGGAAAGGCCGCGCCTTTGAGTTGGGAAAAAATGAGCGATCCGCCGCGGAAATGTACCGGAAAGCGCTTGAAGCGGACCGGGAGTTCCTCATGGCCGGGGAAGCCTTGAAAAGGCTGCAGGATGCGGAGAAGACAAAATAA
- a CDS encoding HNH endonuclease, translated as MNKWGIPDWLEYEVRQRDKLCVYCRTPMLEFPPADGSRKSVATWEHIVNDARIITRENIARCCASCNSSKGTKKLSFWIESNYCKRHGIHRETVADVIKEALKRDA; from the coding sequence ATGAATAAATGGGGTATCCCAGATTGGCTTGAGTATGAGGTTCGGCAACGTGACAAGCTGTGTGTCTATTGCAGAACTCCAATGCTTGAATTTCCCCCTGCAGATGGTTCACGCAAATCTGTCGCGACATGGGAGCATATTGTTAACGACGCTAGAATTATCACACGAGAAAATATTGCAAGATGCTGTGCTTCCTGCAATTCAAGTAAAGGAACAAAAAAGCTTTCTTTTTGGATTGAGTCAAACTACTGTAAACGACATGGAATTCATCGGGAGACGGTTGCGGATGTCATTAAGGAAGCGCTAAAACGTGATGCCTAG
- a CDS encoding C39 family peptidase, producing MRNKILLLIFISFSACARAGGPKPVLPADALPVPIVRQPSGYTCGAASLLAVLFYWQVYTGNLSGLIEVTGTTPAEGATPQGLVKGAQKYGLSAYYKEMTSVEDLRKAFVRGDTVIVDIQAWPDKPGEMSWAKRREDGHYLVLTALDGQYAYFMDPSVGTGYTYIPIAELMERWHDYENLKTGVWNDKQLAIFISGKTPLKKYPAPLVPTL from the coding sequence ATGCGCAATAAAATCCTGCTGTTAATTTTTATCTCTTTTTCCGCCTGCGCACGCGCGGGCGGGCCTAAGCCCGTGCTGCCGGCAGACGCCCTGCCTGTTCCCATCGTGCGGCAGCCCTCCGGCTACACCTGTGGCGCGGCGTCGCTTTTGGCGGTACTGTTCTACTGGCAGGTTTACACCGGCAATCTAAGCGGGCTTATTGAAGTAACGGGCACCACGCCCGCCGAGGGAGCGACTCCCCAGGGGCTTGTGAAAGGCGCGCAGAAATACGGCCTGAGCGCCTATTACAAGGAAATGACTTCGGTGGAAGATCTGCGCAAAGCGTTTGTCAGGGGGGATACTGTTATTGTGGATATTCAGGCCTGGCCGGACAAGCCGGGGGAAATGTCATGGGCCAAAAGGCGCGAGGATGGGCACTACCTGGTGCTGACGGCCTTGGACGGGCAATACGCCTACTTTATGGACCCGTCGGTGGGGACGGGGTACACTTACATACCGATTGCCGAACTTATGGAGCGCTGGCACGACTATGAAAATCTGAAAACCGGTGTCTGGAACGACAAGCAGCTAGCCATTTTCATCAGTGGCAAAACCCCGCTGAAAAAATACCCCGCCCCACTGGTTCCTACGCTGTAA
- a CDS encoding phosphatidylserine/phosphatidylglycerophosphate/cardiolipin synthase family protein has translation MVNTKHNRSTAVLFTLFFTTVSAQGAYAAQGPAYKELASGAGSVSVPAPQPPQAVIDLSQVSKTFVSRDSEKIMKMSDEALSAASPDQKLQMIKALLKDSNPNQNNNSDSQDPDQKNLERAIMRVLASAPDAASFDYVYYRLDQGKLERSVGWYKDVRDLVKKYRGTVVPGDWEGLRTYIHNVTKAVPAGRNLIKFLIDGKDFLPEATAALQSAQKSIHIEIFQLQADNIGQGIADILSAKAKAGLKVRLMIDEHGSAAEHTPALTTMLDSMRSSGVSIIVKKPLAALEGHLDHRKVVVIDGKTGFTGGMNIGRSYQVDWHDQQTLVVGPAVAKLQESFVERWTAAGGSFSAGEDLFPVIEQYPDGAETEVVPHVGWGDQNIKAMYLRVIGTAQNSIRIANPYFTDKDIINALCDAARRGVKVQLELPQDNNIPIVQHASRANYPKLAKAGVQIYEYKGRMAHEKVAVFDGLWATFGSSNLDERSLKNNDELNLVVFDFRLAQDIELRLFEADLPNCELMNNYSPSILDHLAHQVSGSI, from the coding sequence ATGGTAAACACAAAACACAACCGTTCAACGGCAGTCCTTTTCACTCTCTTCTTCACGACAGTCTCAGCCCAGGGCGCATACGCCGCCCAAGGGCCCGCTTATAAAGAACTGGCCTCAGGCGCCGGAAGCGTGAGCGTGCCCGCCCCGCAGCCGCCGCAGGCCGTTATCGATCTAAGCCAGGTAAGCAAAACTTTCGTCAGCAGGGATTCAGAAAAAATAATGAAAATGAGCGATGAAGCCCTGTCCGCGGCCTCCCCTGACCAGAAGCTGCAGATGATTAAGGCCCTGCTGAAGGATTCAAACCCCAATCAGAATAATAATTCCGACAGCCAGGACCCGGACCAGAAAAATCTGGAAAGAGCCATAATGCGCGTGCTGGCCTCGGCCCCGGACGCCGCCTCTTTCGACTACGTTTACTACCGCCTGGACCAGGGGAAACTCGAACGTTCCGTGGGCTGGTATAAAGACGTAAGGGACCTGGTGAAGAAATACCGCGGCACCGTGGTACCCGGCGACTGGGAAGGCCTGCGCACATATATCCACAATGTGACCAAAGCCGTCCCTGCCGGCCGCAATCTTATTAAGTTCCTTATAGATGGCAAGGATTTCCTGCCCGAGGCCACAGCGGCTCTGCAAAGCGCGCAAAAGTCCATACATATAGAGATATTCCAACTGCAGGCCGATAATATAGGGCAGGGCATTGCCGACATACTTTCAGCCAAGGCCAAAGCCGGCCTGAAAGTGCGCCTGATGATAGACGAGCACGGCTCGGCGGCGGAGCATACCCCCGCCCTGACAACGATGCTGGATTCAATGCGCTCTAGCGGCGTCAGCATAATAGTGAAAAAGCCGCTGGCCGCCCTTGAGGGCCACCTTGACCACCGCAAAGTGGTGGTCATAGACGGGAAAACGGGCTTTACCGGCGGCATGAACATCGGCAGGTCCTACCAGGTGGACTGGCACGACCAGCAGACCCTGGTAGTGGGCCCCGCCGTGGCAAAGCTTCAGGAATCTTTCGTGGAACGCTGGACTGCCGCGGGCGGCAGTTTCTCCGCCGGCGAGGACTTGTTCCCGGTTATAGAGCAATATCCGGACGGCGCCGAGACGGAAGTGGTCCCGCACGTCGGCTGGGGCGACCAGAACATAAAGGCCATGTACCTGCGCGTCATAGGCACGGCTCAGAACTCTATCCGTATAGCCAACCCTTATTTCACCGACAAGGATATTATCAACGCGCTTTGCGACGCGGCCCGCCGCGGCGTGAAAGTACAGTTGGAACTGCCGCAGGACAATAATATACCCATAGTCCAGCACGCCTCCCGCGCCAACTATCCGAAGCTTGCAAAAGCGGGCGTTCAGATATATGAATACAAGGGGCGCATGGCGCACGAAAAAGTGGCCGTGTTTGACGGCCTCTGGGCAACTTTCGGCTCTTCCAACCTGGACGAGCGCAGCTTGAAGAATAACGACGAGCTTAACCTGGTAGTCTTCGATTTCAGGCTGGCGCAGGACATAGAGCTGCGCCTGTTCGAAGCGGACCTCCCCAACTGCGAGCTGATGAACAATTATTCCCCGAGCATTCTGGACCACCTGGCGCACCAGGTCTCCGGGTCGATATAG
- a CDS encoding YbhB/YbcL family Raf kinase inhibitor-like protein: MKKIIFLSCIFALTVSGAAQNGVKKHKLRMVKGGKKMTLTITSSAFKHNAYIPKKHACGGEDVSPELRWGDLPGGVKSIAVIMDDPDAPPGAWVHWILFDIPPALTGLEENVAKNKTLPDGSKHGLVWGVNDGDFNRVGYYGPCPPPGKPHRYFFKVYALDKVLGLSAGITKNALLKAMQGHILAQGELIGLYKS, translated from the coding sequence GTGAAAAAAATAATATTTCTGTCCTGCATTTTCGCGCTGACGGTATCCGGCGCGGCCCAAAACGGGGTAAAAAAACATAAATTAAGGATGGTAAAGGGGGGGAAGAAAATGACTCTTACAATAACCAGTTCCGCGTTCAAGCACAATGCCTATATTCCCAAAAAACATGCCTGCGGAGGGGAAGACGTGTCGCCTGAATTGAGATGGGGGGACCTGCCCGGCGGAGTCAAAAGCATAGCCGTCATCATGGACGATCCCGACGCGCCTCCCGGCGCCTGGGTGCACTGGATACTGTTTGACATCCCGCCGGCGCTGACCGGCCTGGAAGAAAATGTCGCTAAAAACAAGACCCTGCCGGACGGCTCCAAGCATGGGCTTGTATGGGGAGTTAATGACGGCGACTTTAACCGGGTGGGATACTACGGGCCCTGCCCGCCCCCGGGCAAACCACACCGCTATTTCTTCAAAGTATACGCGCTGGACAAGGTCCTTGGCCTGAGCGCCGGGATAACAAAGAACGCCCTCCTTAAAGCCATGCAGGGCCATATCTTAGCCCAGGGCGAACTTATAGGCCTTTATAAAAGCTGA
- a CDS encoding tetratricopeptide repeat protein — translation MAKKASLTLAAVLCLFVGACSDKPKDTAAYNDSGLAYGQKGEYDKAIGEFSKAIEVNPKDAAAYNRRGIIYSKKGEYDKAIEDFSRSIAINPQYAGIYANRAIAYGHKGESDKAIEDYSKAITIDPKPAWVYFNRGVIYYDKGDYNKAIEDFSEAIVIEPKDASAYNTRGVAYFKKREYDKAIEDFSRVIAIDPKDASAYNNRGLIYGQTDEYDKAIEDCSRAIAIEPKGISAYYNRGLAYSRTGEYDKAIEDYSEVIALDPKNAKAYNNRGMLYGVKGEHDKAAADEEKYQSLSQK, via the coding sequence GTGGCTAAAAAAGCGAGTTTAACATTGGCGGCGGTTTTATGTTTATTTGTCGGCGCATGCTCAGATAAACCAAAGGATACCGCGGCATATAATGACAGCGGACTTGCCTACGGTCAGAAAGGCGAGTATGACAAGGCGATAGGGGAATTTTCAAAGGCGATAGAAGTTAATCCTAAAGATGCCGCGGCATATAACAGGCGCGGGATTATCTATAGTAAGAAAGGAGAATATGACAAGGCGATTGAAGATTTCTCCAGGTCGATAGCAATTAACCCGCAGTATGCCGGAATATATGCTAATCGCGCAATTGCCTACGGGCATAAGGGAGAGTCTGACAAGGCGATTGAAGATTATTCCAAGGCGATAACAATTGACCCAAAGCCTGCCTGGGTATATTTTAACCGTGGAGTTATTTACTATGACAAGGGCGATTATAATAAAGCGATTGAGGATTTTTCCGAGGCGATAGTAATTGAACCGAAGGATGCCTCGGCATATAATACCCGCGGAGTTGCCTATTTTAAGAAGCGCGAATATGATAAAGCGATTGAGGATTTTTCCAGGGTGATAGCGATTGATCCGAAGGATGCCTCGGCATATAATAACCGCGGGCTTATCTATGGCCAGACGGACGAGTATGACAAAGCGATCGAGGATTGTTCCAGGGCGATAGCAATTGAACCGAAGGGGATTTCGGCATATTATAACCGCGGACTTGCCTACAGCCGGACGGGCGAGTATGATAAGGCGATTGAAGATTATTCCGAGGTGATAGCGCTTGACCCGAAAAATGCCAAGGCATATAATAACCGCGGAATGCTCTATGGTGTGAAGGGTGAGCATGACAAGGCGGCAGCTGACGAGGAAAAATACCAAAGCCTATCTCAAAAATAG